The sequence gtcatgcctgggcataaaataaaaaaatccacttctaatgtggaattatttctacccaaatccagacaacatacactagccatttgtagtgtatgttaagccacagtcagtcgagggagggaccttaaccatcttggaacctcatccatgttacgccatttgaccagagttcatggcaaagtgttgggaaaaactgaaagttcttccaaaaaaattacaagcactccatcatcagctaggacccttcggtcaccgacatcccgacggctacaaaatacacccacaacaccatcctcatcaatatcctcagtagtgctcagagttagccctgcatcccacttagtaaagctggatgactcctgcactataattgattcgtctgaagaaagcgttactcccactgctgctgctgttgctgctgctgggggtgaatcgccATCCCAGAATAATGGCAAGAAAAAGAggagtcctacattacaacaattaactgtgaaacaatcatttgctaggggaagcaaatatgacagcagtcacccagtcgccaagcgaatcacatacgccatggctactatgttagtgttagatctgcatccaatatccacaataaacgcagctggttttttacagttaattgaggttttgtgtccgagTTACAGaactccatcacgacaccatttttcccgtaaagctattccacaactatacgaaaaagtgtgtaaaaatgtagattctgctgaaaaatgccattctgcccactgtccacttaaccacagatatgtggacaagtggaagtgggcaaaccaaagactatatgactgtgacaggccactgggttggtcattcgccttcaccagcaggaacagcagcagcatgtacacgactacgtaacatttgtcacaggcaggccactttttgtatcaccggcttcactaacaggcatacagctgacaatttgttacgaaaactaagagatgtgattgatacatggcttataccacttagactctccccaggatatgtaatttctgataatgccaacaaaaTAGTGTGAACATTACAgctggttgaattccatcacattccctgttttgctcacaccatcaacttggtggtgcagagcttcctaagaaataaccgtgaggtgcaggagatgctttcggtgacccgtaaaatttcaggccatttcaagcattctgccacagcatgtaggagattgcagcagctccaagaacagtttaacttgccctgccacccaGGGCCCTCCTAACACCAtgttgggcccccgggcacagcagtgcaccggggcccctatatatatatatatatatatatatatatatatatatatatatatatatataaaaataaaaaatattatatatatatggggggccgtcggaggcagcaaaagaaaaaaaaaaacctggaaaaaaaaaagacaatacttagcttgcagtcagctggcgatccggctccctccatggtctcctcatccgtcgcgctccgcaatggatgtcgggcgggcgtgatgacgtcacacccgacatgcactgcgagcgccgtatggaggaggagactatggagggagccggatcgccagctgaccgcaaggtaagtattgtctttttttttttccaggttgtttttttttttttgctgcctccgacgggcccccgtgggctgcagggcccccgggcacctgcccattgtgcccaatgggaaagacggccctgctgccaccaacttaagtaagaggtgttaactaggtggaattccaccctgtaaatgcttcagaggatgaaggaacagcgcaAAACcctccaagcgtattgcacaagccatgacattgggaaaggaggggggatgtatttcactcttgcacagtggggaatcctttctgtgctgtgcaaggtgctgaaaccatttgaagttgtgacgtgtgaagtgagtgcagactctgctagcttgagccaagtcattcccttaattagactattggaaaagcagctttagaaactgaaggaggagatgaaagagagcaattccgcaaagtattttgaccttgtagatcaagtacttaattcgtttcacaatgatcctcgagtaattaaaatcttgagctcggatcactatgttttgaccactgtgcttgatccaaggtttaagacctacattgagtctttgcttcaaaattagCAAGAtgggaacttttgcaaggagctattgctcagcaaattgtccgctgaactgggccttggcttgatgacgtgtcctccttcagtttctgaaaCAGCTGCTGgtcgtaaaaaattacattttccaaagcgaagcagggaagacgcatttggcagaccagaacagtttaacatctgggctggtttaaaagatttttcaaaaaaatgtgtgaccttacccataactccatccaatccaaatattaacatgcaaaggatggtggaggattattttcgagaggtaattgatatggaaatatcagacagtccctttctgggaagaaaagcaggccatttggaaacccatgtacaaacctgctttgcaatacctaagctgcccaccctccagagtgtactctgaacgagtattcagcacagccgggaacctagtcagggatcgacgtaggaggttacttccaaaaaatgtggagaaaatgatgttcataaaaatgaactacatcttccacgaggaaggcctacaccatcaaagacatccaagcactgacagttctctaatggcagattcaagcgagcggcgatgaattgatagcctgtgatgatgatgtacacactgatgagggtgaggatgaagctgaagatgatgacgataacaactttttaaaactttttatataagtgtagggtgcaatctacccccaaatagaaaagggacttggggcatttctatatcacttacagtcttgaaaggctactgttttgtcaatttcacgataagggtagtgtgtcatacacagacagacaccaaactgcccttgtccatttctatttctattctactgtctataccggctgaattttttcttttttaccactagtggagagggggtctgatacaaacagaaaccaaactgcctttgtccatttctatttttattgtacagtctatactggctgttttttttctattttactacaagtggagggggggctgatgtagacagaaaccaaactgcctttgtccatttctttatatatttaactataagtgtagggtgtaatatacacccaaagacgatggctgcattgccaataggctaagatggagaggaagacaatcaggtttgcgtgcagaattaaggacggcctaccagggaataaactgtttttttcctaatttattagctttagaattaacttacttatccaagaaacaggtggagcactaaattaggttaatttaggcccaaaaaattgatttttaaacaaaattgccaaacaaaaccaaaacacgcaagggcggttttgccaaaaacaaaacctgaaggtaatctagatccaaaaccaaaaccaaaacacgggggtcagtgaccatctctaattaaaaggaAAGCATAACCTTAAAAATAGGTCAGGCTAAATTATCATTAAATTATTTCACCTTTCACAATcctctttaaaatatataaagcaattCTATCTTTTTATTATGTAAAACAAATCTACTGTAGATGTCTATGTCTTGTAGAGTCTGTGAATCATTTGCATGTAGGTGCTAGTGTCTCGTATGTATAAGAGAAGAGGTTTCTGGCTTCAGCTGTAAGAGTGGCTGACCAACAAGTTAGTTGCAGCAAAGGGTGTTAAATAAACAATACCTTACAGGAGTTAGATGTTATGGCCCAATTAATTTGATTACCAACCTGCACTTGTTTTACTGCCGCACTCCCTGGATTATGCAAGTCAAGGATCATTTCCTCCTTCTGCCTCTTTAGAAGACTCACTGTGTCTCTTTTTTTAATAAGCTCAATCTTGAATGGTAATTTATTTTCTGCTACTGAAAAACGATAGCTGCTATCTGCAATTCTTTTTCTGTATTCATTATTTCTTGATAAAATAGACACAAAATCTTCTTTCTGAGTTTCCAACTCTAGTTTCCGCTTGATGTTTTCTGCATGAATTGAGTGGATTTGGGTCTCCTGCATTCCAGATTGAAGTATTATATGTTCTATTGCGCCTTCTTCTTGGGAAATCTTTTGGTCAATTTCTTTTGTTTCCAATAGAAGAGACTTCAGCTCTGCTTCAAGCTCAGAAAGTTCTGTCTAAAGAGAAACCAGAGATCATTAGGTATTATGTACTCTGAGCTctgatcattttattttaaccTCTAATTGTTAAGTCACATAGGAAACAATTGGCAATAAAACAGAAATGAAAGCACAGTTCAACATTCCAACAAGGCATAAGAAATAAATGTGTTAAAGCACTTTAAGCTACAAAAGGTTGATGGATTTTCAGGCCAAGCTGGCTGCAACTTCAGGGATACAAAAGGTTGTAGTTGGACAAATCAGGGGGTTTCTTGCTGAGTGTGGACTTTTGCATCTGCATACGaaatgagtttttgtttgtcAGGATTTAGGGATGGTGGTAGTTTTTGAAGGgattttgaagtgacattttcacTGTTCCCACAATGTACCTTTTCTGGTAGATCAGCAAACCAACAAAACTATAAGCAGAATGATTTTCCAGGGAAATTTAAGAATCATAAAGTGGGCATTTGGCAGACAAGTAGATGCTCTTGCACAAATAAAGAAACAGTGCTGGTTCGTAATTGTATGGTTTGTAAAGGAGATTTATAATCTTACTATCCAGCCAGTGATCTTGACCTCCAGCTCCTACACcctttaaaaatgttgaaatacaTTTTTGCCCCACAAAAGTGAACGCCTGCTGTGAATATACATGCTTTCATTGAAGCTACCATATTTAGAGATAAAGCCacctctagaaccagcaaatgGAAAGTCACATTTTGCTCTAAACCCATACGTGCAATTAGAAAttagcaacatttttaaaatatttgcctcatttcCCATTTGGCCATAAATGGATGTTTTGCTAGTGGAATTTAGCCTTAAGACTTTTCACTCCTATCCCAACCACACCACAGTGCAGAATTAATTGATCATCATTGTTCCAGCTCTATTTAGAGAGTAAATtgcatttaatgtaaatttatagaTACAGTGCAGAATGACATTTAGCAGGCTGGTAAGGAGTAAGCAGAACTGGAGGATTGTCCCAATATCCTGTTCTGCTGCAAAACTCTATTATTAACTAGATTTTGCTCATCCCTAcgtgtaatatttatattttcaattgaTATCAGAAATAGAATCAGCaactattctgaaaaaaaaggaACATACTATAAATAAATTGGTATGGGTAAAAATACAAATTAGAAAACAAGGTCAAGTTGGTGCAAGAAGGCATAAATCAGACAGTTATCAAACTGTCAAACTCTTTTAAGAATACTATTTTCTCATTTAAAATGTGGAAGTTCtgcattacatttttacatgcaGCAAAAACAGCATTTCTGAATGCCACAAAGGGTTCATAGAgtttaatagaaaatatatacatatttaagatttTAACAGATCCACTGGATAAGCATGTCATGTAAGTGGTAAAATTACAGAAATTAGGGCATGTAAATTGAGAGATCACAAATCACTTCCCAGGTACTCTCCGGTGATGCATgaataacaataattaaaaattaagcaGCACAGATTGAGGCTTTAACTATCCATCTGGATTTTTTCTTCTTCAAAAGACAGCTTAATCTTCATACAAAAAAGACTTTCACCATATGTTTTATGGAATTAACATTTCAACTAAGCTCATTTTATTACAGCATGATTCAAACTCAAATTTGTACAGATTGTACTGACAAACTTCTGATCTGCTTAAATATTAAGATGTACAGAACTGTAGAGTAGTACAagctaaagtaaaataaaatgtcacagtTAGTTGTCTATTACAAGAGTGATACATTCTtgtcattaatataaataattctTCAGAAACTATCTGTATATTTTGCTAGCCCTTTTCTTCTTAGTTTCCTTTGACAATTGCCCCTTTATAATGCTTGTGACCTATTATGCAAATGAGAGAGAAGACACAATGGTCAATGGTCatgatatatttttacatttctttaaaaattaattttaaaaaatctccCACCCACCTCTGCACCTGTATAAAGAGGCCACTCCTACCTTACATAAATAAATTGGGTCTCcatgctgtagaacatgataTGCAAAGGCCTGTGTAGCAGTTCTTTCAATCAGAGTCACATCTAATATGTTATTTTGTCCTAGCTCCAATAGTAACAGTGCTGGAACATTGAAATCACATTATGTTGCAGAATTAATCTGCAGCATGACATCTGAGGGAGGGGGCAGGCCTGGAAGAATACCCTACTGCTCAAAGCTTTGTCCATCAAGACTTCCTTTGTGGAGGCCCAAGTCAACTGCAGTGTAAAACCTTACTGGTGCTGTGCAACTGCTTACTTGGGGTGCCATTGTGCAGTTTGGTACCCCACTCGATGTTGCCCTCTTCTTCTGCTCTGGGTACAGTGTGGGTGTGGCATCTGCAACCAGAGGACCCCCTGTTTAACACACTAGGGTTAGTGCAGGGCAAAATCAAGACATGTTGGGAACCATGCATCTCatgataaacaaacaaacattgtacttacacttctcctcctgcacataaACTTAACACTTGCAATAAATCACAATATACAAACGCCAACTCCTCCAGCAGATATTTTAACGGTTCCACGCACAGCTTCTCCAAACACTTTCAGCATATTGCTTCAGCAGATGTTAATGCTCTTAAATTCGCCTCTTTACTCCACCTGCACATTTCCTACATAAGTCCATTATCAGTAAAGACACAGTTACATACCCGGTATTGCAgggtgcagtagttccacacaTGCTGAAAAACACTTGACACTTGCAGGTACCAGCCAACAAATGACTGACTTGCACTCACTCCAACCAGAATTAACAACATCCCACTATCCAGGGATTCTTCCTCCTTGTCTTGGTGAACGCCATCCCATTGCAGGGACTCACAGACGTATTGGCCACACTGttacattcacaaataaaatccCAATATCCAGGAACCCTGGATTACTTGGGAACTACACTGCTTGCTATTCAATTAAATTGACAGTAATTTATTACTCAGACAGACCTCTTATAATGACCCAATAACCAGGGACTCTGCCTTTCCTGATGTCACAGTTTTACAATCACAAGGCAATTTCTATTCAGCACTGTGGGGAATCATTCCTTTAAGAGCAGCCACGCTTCCTATTTGCAGCGACCCAACCTCAAGGCATGGGAACCGTTTCCAAGGGGGCTCTCATACAGGATGACCCCTCCCCAATTCAGCTCCTGCTGCTAGCCTGGCTGCATATGCAGGGACCCCCCTCACTGTATGGTGGGCTTTAGTTGTGGGGACTCCCCCCCTCAAGTTCAGGTGCAAGGTGGGGATTCTCCTGCCTGAGAATCCCCACCTTGATTATTACCGCTCTCAGGGGCTACTACTTGATTGGGGCCTTTACCCCTTCAATGGGGTCACAATAATGCATCTTGCAGTACCCGCTAAGCATTCCCCTTCTGTCTGAGATCAGGGACATTACGCCTCTCAGAGGCTACTACTTAATTGTGGCCTCTACCCCTCTAATGGGGTCACCAAATTGCATCTTGCAGTACCCGCTACAAAGACCCCCTTCTGCTGGAGACCAGGGACAACCCTCGTTCCTCCCTGGTGCTGGCTACAATATGGCGACCTGCAGCTAGAGACAGGAAACTAGAGTCTACCTGACCTCCCTATCTCCAGCACTGGTGCTTTTTCACTCAATTCTACACTCTACACCTTTTCTTGTGATAACACGGCTATCTGCATCATCAGGTCTAATTGTATGCAAGGACCGCCTCGTCTCCTTGAGCAGCCCTCTTGGTTACCTTCTGTCTGTAAGTGTAGTTTGTTGCTACATTACAGGTAGTGAACAAAACAAGGGGTAATACCTGGGTAAATAAGGGGCACCaagcatattaaaatgtatggCTCATACATTTATTAAGCAAATAACACTGCGGTATGGTCAGATTCATGTATAAAATTGCTGGTCTGCCCTGTTTATCTTCGGTTAAGGCTAGCATACCTGAAAGAGGAGACCTTGGTGACTATGAATGAGGGATGATTGTTGGGCTGTGTATGGGAGCAGTTCAGTGACCAAGAAGGCTCAACTTTTCAAGGTTTTCATGAGCAACAGTATCTAAGATAATAATAGCATGGAAATCCAAGAGAATAATATCAGAAAGGGCAGCAATAGGTGGAAACGTGTTTTCCAGAATCGTAACATTTGTGCATGAATTTCACCTGCAgatcaattgactgcaaattgcAATCTGTGGAGAAGAGTATTTGGTTTCATTGAAATGATCTGAAAAAACCCTCCACAATCAAGGATATTATGGTTGAGTTGCAGTGGATAAACCGCTCATCACACCTAATAATACACGTTTATGATGTCAGTTTTGCAAATAACACAGGCAATGGACAACTGAGCAGTGGAAGAAGCTGATATGCTCAGATGACTTCAAAATGTTCTCAACAAATGGACCTGTGCACATGTGGCGCAAACCTAATGAACTCTGCATGCTGGGTGCTTCTTTCCAACAAATGACAGGTTCTAGTGGTTCCATAATATCATGAGATGCATATTCCTTGTATAACTTGGGTGCAGTCAATCGTTCACTTAGAAGACCAGGTCAATGCTAATCGCTAGTTAATGGTACGAAGTGATCATCTTTATTCTATGTGTAGGCATTTCTTTCCTAATGACAGAGTTGTCcttgcaaataaaaaaagatctGGGCATAGACCTGGGCACAGACCTGGGCATGCATAACATGTGGGTATGAAAAGATTAATGAACACAAAACCACCTAGTCTATCCAAAAAATTACTACGATAACAAAACAATATGtctcacactcactattaacCTCCAAgtactgccaccactaagatttacTGAAACTCTTGCAAtcacaacctaatttaatcagATACTACAAAACAATCAATACCATGAATAATTGTAGCGTTATAAAAACCAAGCCTA is a genomic window of Mixophyes fleayi isolate aMixFle1 chromosome 2, aMixFle1.hap1, whole genome shotgun sequence containing:
- the CCDC122 gene encoding coiled-coil domain-containing protein 122 isoform X1, whose product is MDTTSSLNEVVTQVTRQQQSQASGIQRNRKVLSQFQTELSELEAELKSLLLETKEIDQKISQEEGAIEHIILQSGMQETQIHSIHAENIKRKLELETQKEDFVSILSRNNEYRKRIADSSYRFSVAENKLPFKIELIKKRDTVSLLKRQKEEMILDLHNPGSAAVKQVQEEILSVSQEIKAIGQSISAKKKFCEEEKETHAVLRKEIEVQKKRYDAILKRLHSQLNKVQLNRRQYQWNIEQMEKTASSLRESLGIMQ
- the CCDC122 gene encoding coiled-coil domain-containing protein 122 isoform X2, with protein sequence MAPQTELSELEAELKSLLLETKEIDQKISQEEGAIEHIILQSGMQETQIHSIHAENIKRKLELETQKEDFVSILSRNNEYRKRIADSSYRFSVAENKLPFKIELIKKRDTVSLLKRQKEEMILDLHNPGSAAVKQVQEEILSVSQEIKAIGQSISAKKKFCEEEKETHAVLRKEIEVQKKRYDAILKRLHSQLNKVQLNRRQYQWNIEQMEKTASSLRESLGIMQ